The Candidatus Deferrimicrobium borealis region TGTGTTTCCGATGATTTCTATCTTGTTCCGCCGGTTCCTTGCACTCGGCGGACAGTGCCGCATCGGGAAATTCACCGACGCTACTTGCATCTCTCCGAGGAGTCGCATCCGTGGCAATATCCCTTCCTCTTCCAGATGGAGCGGTAAAGGAGGTAGATCGCCTCCCCTACGATCAATACAATCAGCGCGACGTCGACGATCCCCATTTCATCCTCCCAGCCCGAAAAGACTTCCTCCCTGGTAGATGACGAGCGCAACCGTCCACGCCAGAACGGTCTGGTAGACGAAGGCGACCCCGAACCACTTCCAGGTACCGAATTCCCGACGGTTCGAAGACTGCTACATCCGGCTCCCCAACAAGGGATCGGCTCGACGGCGCTCGACCCTACTTGCCGACCTGGGTGGTGAGAAAGATAGGAAGCGTCATGTGTCCTATCTGGTCCTGCAGCTCCTCGATGCCGTCGATATGCGCGTCCTCATCCTGGAGAATATGCTCCAGGATCTCCCGGGTGGCGAAGTCGCCGACCTCTCCGGCGAGCTTGATGGCGTCGTTGTATGCCTTGATGGCGCCCAACTCGAGCGCGTGGTCGCTGGCGAGTTGTTTGGAGGCATCCGCGCCGATCGACATCCGCCCGAGGATGTTGACGACCGGCGTCCCCTCGAGGAAGAGGATCCGGCCGATCAGCTTCTCGGCGTGTTTCATCTCATCAATAGACCGTTTCTCGAAATGCTTGTGCAGTTTCTCGTACCCCCAGTTGGCGCACATCTCCGAATGGACCATGTACTGGTTGATGGCGGTCAGCTCATCCGACAGCAACGAGTTCAACGTTTTCAGAAGCTTTTCATTTCCTTTCATCGACGTCTCCTCCGGAGGTGAATGCGTTGCGCCTTTCGCCTTCGATCTCCTGTTACCCTTTCGGCAGGTCGCCCAGCGGAATCCCCAGCGCCTCCGCCACCCCCTTGCCGTAGGCCGGATCGGCCTTCAGGCAGTTGCCGATACCGTTTTTCTGCCGCCCTTTCAGAAGACCTCGAAGACGTTTATGCTACGATCAGGCGAGGTCGAAGCGATCAAGGTTCATCACCTTGGTCCAGGCCGCGACAAAGTCCTGGACAAACTTCGCCTGCGCGTCCGAACTTCCATAGACTTCCGCCAGGGCCCGGAGCTGGGAGTTTGAACCGAAGACGAGATCGACACGCGTGCCGGTCCACTTGAGTTTGCCCGTTGCGCGATCGCGCCCTTCGAACACGTCCTTGGCGTCCGAGACCGCCTTCCACTCCGTGCCCATGTCGAGCAGGTTCACGAAGAAGTCGTTGGTCAGCGCCTCCGGCCGCTTGGTGAAGACGCCGTGTCGGGACTGTCCGAAGTTGGTATTCAGGACGCGCATGCCGCCAACGAGCACCGTCATCTCAGGCGCGGTCAGCGTCAGCAATTGCGCCTTGTCCACCAGCAACGTCTCGGCCGATACGGTGTATCGGCCCTTGAGGTAGTTGCGGAAGCCGTCGGCGATCGGTTCGAGCACGGCGAAGGAGACCGAATCGGTTTGCTCCTGCGAGGCATCCATGCGTCCCGGCGTGAAGGGAACCGTCACATCGTGACCGGCCTTCTTCGCGGCTTGCTCGACGCCTGCGCAACCAGCCAGAACGATCAGGTCAGCAAGCGAGACCTTCTTGCCGCCAGAGGCCGCGCTGTTGAACTGGCTCCGGATCCCTTCGAGAGTTTTCAGCACTTTCGCCAGTTCGGCCGGCTGGTTGACTTCCCAATCCCTCTGCGGCGCGAGGCGAATGCGCGCGCCGTTCGCACCGCCGCGCTTGTCGGAGCCACGGAAGGTGGACGCCGACGCCCAGGCGGTCGACACCAGCTGGGAGACGGACAGCCCCGAAGCCAGGATCTTGCCCTTGAGGGAGGCAATGTCCTGCTCATCCATCAACTTGTGATTGACCGCGGGGATGGGGTCTTGCCAGATGAGCTCTTCGGCAGGAACCTCCGGGCCGAGATAGCGAGCGCGCGGACCCATATCGCGGTGCGTCAGCTTGAACCACGCCCGGGCGAATGCGTCTGCGAACTGGTCCGGGTTCTCGAAGAAGCGCCTTGAGATCTTTTCGTAGGCGGGGTCGAACCGCAAGGAGAGGTCCGTGGTCAGCATGGCTGGCGCGTGACGCTTGGCCGGGTTATGGGCATCCGGAACCGTGCCGGCGCCTACGCCACCCTTCGGTTGCCACTGATGCGCACCGGCCGGGCTCTTCGTCAGTTCCCATTCGTAGCCGAACAGGTTCCAGAAGAAGTTGTTACTCCACTTCGTGGGCGTGGTGGACCAAATGACCTCCAGGCCGCTGCCGATCGCGTCACCGCCTTTGCCGGTGCCGAAGCTGCTCTTCCAGCCCAAGCCTTGCGCCTCGATGCCGGCCGCTTCGGGCTCTGGCCCCACATGGGACGCAGGGCCGGCGCCGTGGGTCTTGCCGAAGGTGTGGCCGCCGGCGATCAGCGCGACAGTTTCTTCGTCGTCCATCGCCATGCGACCGAACGTCTCGCGGATATCCTTGGCCGCCGCGATCGGATCCGGGTTGCCGTTCGGGCCTTCCGGGTTGACGTAAATCAGACCCATTTGCACGGCTGCGAGCGGATTTTCCAGGTCCCGCTCACCGGAGTAGCGTTTGTCATCCAGCCAAGTGGTCTCGGAACCCCAGTAGACGTCCTCTTCCGGCTCCCATACATCCTCCCGCCCGCCGGCGAAACCGAACGTCTTGAATCCCATCGATTCCAGGGCGACGTTGCCCGCGAGGATCATGAGGTCGGCCCATGAAATTTTCCGGCCATACTTCTGCTTGATCGGCCAAAGCAGCCGGCGCGCCTTGTCGAGGCTGACGTTGTCGGGCCAGCTGTTGAGAGGCGCGAAGCGCTGCTGGCCGGCACCGGCGCCGCCGCGGCCGTCGCCGGTGCGGTAGGTGCCGGCGCTGTGCCATGCCATCCGGATGAACAAAGGCCCGTAGTGGCCGAAGTCCGCCGGCCACCAGTCCTGCGAGTCGGTCATCAGCGCCAGGAGATCCTTCTTCACGGCCTTCAGGTCGAGACTCTTGAACTCTTCAGCGTAGTTGAAGCCCTTGCCCATGGGATCGGACAGGGACGAGTGCTGGTGCAGGATCTTCAGGTTCGGCTGATTGGGCCACCACTCCCGGTTCGACGTGCCGCCGCCGGCCGTGTGTTTGCTAGCCCTGCCCGTGACCGGGCACTTGCTATCTTCATTCATGATATTTGCTCCTTTCGTTGTGTGACTCGTTGAACAGCGAGGAATCCGGGCCGCAGGGACCTGCGGTCATGATGTTCTGGTTGTCGACGACGGGGGCGCCTGCGTTGGTGGTAAGCTTCTTCTTCTGGCTCATCGTTCTCCTCCCGGTTTGGATGGTTTTCGACGGGGTTGCCTTGCTGCCGGGGTCTTCCCGGACGCGCTCTCCTTCGCACAGGCCGCGCATAATCCGCGGACCTCGACGTGCGTCTCCATGACGCTTCCGAATTTC contains the following coding sequences:
- the bfr gene encoding bacterioferritin; translation: MKGNEKLLKTLNSLLSDELTAINQYMVHSEMCANWGYEKLHKHFEKRSIDEMKHAEKLIGRILFLEGTPVVNILGRMSIGADASKQLASDHALELGAIKAYNDAIKLAGEVGDFATREILEHILQDEDAHIDGIEELQDQIGHMTLPIFLTTQVGK
- the katG gene encoding catalase/peroxidase HPI; protein product: MNEDSKCPVTGRASKHTAGGGTSNREWWPNQPNLKILHQHSSLSDPMGKGFNYAEEFKSLDLKAVKKDLLALMTDSQDWWPADFGHYGPLFIRMAWHSAGTYRTGDGRGGAGAGQQRFAPLNSWPDNVSLDKARRLLWPIKQKYGRKISWADLMILAGNVALESMGFKTFGFAGGREDVWEPEEDVYWGSETTWLDDKRYSGERDLENPLAAVQMGLIYVNPEGPNGNPDPIAAAKDIRETFGRMAMDDEETVALIAGGHTFGKTHGAGPASHVGPEPEAAGIEAQGLGWKSSFGTGKGGDAIGSGLEVIWSTTPTKWSNNFFWNLFGYEWELTKSPAGAHQWQPKGGVGAGTVPDAHNPAKRHAPAMLTTDLSLRFDPAYEKISRRFFENPDQFADAFARAWFKLTHRDMGPRARYLGPEVPAEELIWQDPIPAVNHKLMDEQDIASLKGKILASGLSVSQLVSTAWASASTFRGSDKRGGANGARIRLAPQRDWEVNQPAELAKVLKTLEGIRSQFNSAASGGKKVSLADLIVLAGCAGVEQAAKKAGHDVTVPFTPGRMDASQEQTDSVSFAVLEPIADGFRNYLKGRYTVSAETLLVDKAQLLTLTAPEMTVLVGGMRVLNTNFGQSRHGVFTKRPEALTNDFFVNLLDMGTEWKAVSDAKDVFEGRDRATGKLKWTGTRVDLVFGSNSQLRALAEVYGSSDAQAKFVQDFVAAWTKVMNLDRFDLA
- a CDS encoding FeoB-associated Cys-rich membrane protein, with translation MGIVDVALIVLIVGEAIYLLYRSIWKRKGYCHGCDSSERCK